gatttgtagtggaacccggtcgagtccaaatggaccctaggaaggtaggggcggtagcggattggcccacccccaaatccgttaaggatgttcagcgtttcctgggcttcacaaacttttaccgcaagttcatcaagaacttcagtttggtggcagctcctctctcagctttaaccaaaggtggcaatgcaaggtttttgtggggaagagaagctgagacggccttccaaggactcaagcagcgcgtcctctctgctcccatcctgatactaccgactacggatttgtggtggaggtagacgcatcagaggttggtgttggagctgtcctgtctcagaggggtgaagacaagaagcttcatccgtgcgctttcttctcacaccggcttaccccgactgagaggaactacgatgtgggggatcgtgaactcctagcggttaagatggcattgaaggaatggagacactggctcgagggggcttctcacccgtttcaagtgcttacggaccacaaaaatctggagtatatccagcaggcgaagcgattgaactctagacaagctagatggtctcttttcttcaatcgattccagtttatcctcacctgtcggcccgggtcgaagaatctcaaaccggatgccctgtcccgagtctacgctcctgccattcgagatgacacggacatgcctgtccttcctgctgctaagattgtggctccgatctcgtggcaagttgaggatactgtgagacgtgctcaagctagcgaaccggaccctaaaggaggccctgccaatcggttgtttgtccccaaggcagtgaggactcaggtccttctgtgggggcactcctctcgcctcacctgtcatccgggcgtaggccgcaccttggagttcatccagcgtaagttctggtggcctaccataagagaagacgttgccactttcgtcaatgcctgccccgtgtgctgccagggcaaatcttctcacctccgccctcaaggactccttcaccctttacctgttccccacagaccctggtcccatatctcattggactttattactggacttcctccatcccatggcaatactactatcctagtcataatcgacaggttttcaaaggcggccaggttcgtccctctgactaagttaccttctgccaaggaaacggctgagttggtaattaatcatgtgttccgagtcttcggcattcctcaagatgtggtttctgacagaggtccccagttcgcttcaaggttttggaaggccttctgccaactcatgggggcttctgccagtctatcttcagggtaccatccggagtccaacggccaaacagagaggatgaatcaagagctggaaaccaccctccgatgtatgactcgtgacaacccgtccacatggtcatcctttattgtttgggccgaatacgcgcacaacaccttgcgctcctcctccactggtatgtccccgcacgagtgtcagtttggctatgctcctccattgttcccggaccaggaggcagaagtcagagtgccttcagccttgaggttcgtcagacgctgtcggcttatgtggaggaagacccgtcttaatctgatgcgttcctcacagaggtatcaacaacaagccaacagacgtcgccgtcccgggcctaccctgcgccccggccagagagtctggctttccacaaaagacttacctctacgggtggagtctcgcaagctgtcccaaaaatacatcggtcccttcaaggttgccaggagagttaacccagtttcttatcgcctacacttacccagatcccttaagattaatcccacatttcatgtgtcattgttaaaacctgttgttttttccccttgtcccggcagacagacctcccctccgcctcgtgtcattggaggccagccagcttataccgtccaccggatactggattcccgccgggtgcagcggtcctggcagtatctggtggactgggaaggctacggtcctgaggagcgctcctgggttcctgccaaagacatcctggaccctgacctcattcgtcagttcagggtcctccaccctgagagagctggtaggaacgtcaggagccgttcctaggggggggattctgtcaggatttggccagggttgttacgggtttttgtcagtagatgtccccattgtgctttttgtccctatgtttttcccttgatccccattattatttgcacctgtgtctcgtttcccctgattgtatttaaaccctttgtttccctcagttctgtgctctgtgtttgtatgttagcaccctgccctagtgttctgtgtgctcttgtcgattcagggtgaagttcttgtggtattctgttttttttgtttttgtttatttttggtgagtttcttttgaggtctttttgtgttttttcctaccaccttttggatttgccattttttgttttttaggattttttctttattaaatacaccgtcttaagtactgctgtgtctgcctcatcttctgggttctgctgtctattcgtggctcagttggttaagtgactgtttctcactccggagacccaggttcgaaactggGTCCTGACAAGTGTCTGAGGTACTGAACATTCTAACTATAGACATGCATACATCTATGACATTGTCTGTAATTTCTATGAATGATGAATATTGATAGATAAAGCAGTAATACTCTTCTCATTGATATAAAGTTTTTGATGCTTTCTAAGTAGAATAGTAGTTTAATTCATactcacacactgcaggagagtGGAGGTCCTCATGGTGTTctacagcacaggagtaactgtcCTCAGAATGACCCAACACTACTAGGGTATTACTAGAGTATTGTTGGGAAGTGGGCTCATCTACACgttgtccgttcttgtaccagatgtaggtggggttgtcagtcagagtacaggtggtgatacaggtcagtgtcttctgtccctctgcagcaggagtcaccttcacctgcagACCTGAAACAATATGTATAAAACCACATACACCTCTGTGTTAACAGGATGGTTAATATATTTATCCTGTAATTCATTATGCTTTACAGTTGTATCATACAGTGTAGTAttacctgtgacagacagagttGTTCCTGGGAAACTATGACCCCATTCAAAGTTGTCTGTTTTAAAAGTGAAGCGATACTCAGCTGAGTCGTCCTCTCTCAgatctgtgattctcagggtgaAGGGACCTCTGTATGTTCCAGTGTACTCCACACGACCTGCATACCCTGGGTCTGTGGTTAGGTCTTCAGGGGTCGACTTATCACTTCTAAACCAGAATGATGATGTGGTGGAATAATAACCAACATAAGTACAGGATatgtccactgttgaccccttcaagacACAGATTCTCCTCTTGGTGTAAGTCACTCTGTTGCAGCTCTGACCCTGAACACCTGAAACACAGTGACATAACAAGAGGACAACTGGATTGTGTCCTCAGTTCTTTCTAGAAATGCTAAACGTTCtcaaatgacaaagtgaaaccaATACACACAGGTTGTATAGTATTGTTAGTTAaagaaacactcacacactgcaggagagaggagatcctcatggccttttacagcacaggagtaactgtcttcaTAGTTAGTGTAGACTGAGTCTTTGTACTGGGGGGAGGTGCTCTCATCTAGATgttgtccgttcttgtaccagataTAGATGGTGTTGGGGTtactcagagtacaggtggtgctacaggtcagtgtctTTGACTCTGAACTCCATTTAGGAGTCACCTCCACCTGAGAACCTGAATTAAAGGAGAGCAAAAAAGAGTATATGGTTCAGTAAATTATTAACATTATGACCCTTCAAAACGTTATAATGTGGTATGTTACCTGTGACAGTCAGAGTTGTTCCAGGGAAGCTGTACCCCCATCTTGCCTCATCAGTTGTAAATCTGAACTTGTACTCAGTTGAGtcactctctctcaggtctgtgattctcagggtggAGTCCTTCTCTGTTTGTCGATGGTATTCCACACGATCTGCATACTCTGGGTTCAGGCTGAGATCGTTAGTTACACCAGACTCCCATTTGTTGAACCAGGACACTTCTGTGACGTTATGCCAACTGGGATGTGTGTAAAAGCAGGATATGTCCACTGTTGACCCTTTCAAAGCACAGATACTCTGATGGGTGTAAGTCACATTCATACAGCTCTCACCCACAACACCTGAAACAAAATGTAACTGATCAATTCCTGAAACCATAATGAGACTCAATGTTTTAGATGTATTGGACAGGTTCATTTTGAATAATAAACAATATATATTGACATAGATCTATAAAACTGTTTATCAATCCAATATATCTAGTTAAGAATATTGACAGAGAAAGTAAAACCATTCTTATTTGTTCCAAATGATACCACATAAAATACTAGTTTCATTCATACTCACACACTGCAGGCGAGTGGAGATTCTCGtggccttttacagcacaggagtaactgtcttcaTCGTTGCTGGAGACTGAGTCTTTGTACTGGGGGGAAGTGCTCTCATCTAGATGTTGTCCGTTtttgtaccagatgtaggtggggttgtcagtcagagtacaggtggtgatacaggtcagtgtcttctgtccctctgcagcaggagtcaccttcacctgcagACCTGAAACAATATGTATAAAACCACATACACCTCTGTGTCAACAGGATGGTTAATTTATTCATCCTGTAATTCATTATGATTTACAGTTGTATCATACAGTGTAGTAttacctgtgacagacagagttGTTCCTGGGAAACTATGACCCCATTCAAAGTCTTCTGTTTTAAAAGTGAAGCGATACTCAGCTGAGTCCTCCTCTCTCAgatctgtgattctcagggtgaAGGGACTTCTGTATGTTCCAGTGTACTCCACACGACCTGCATACCCTGGGTCTGTGGTTAGGTCTTCAGGGGTCGACTTATCACTTCTAAACCAGAATGATGATGTGGTGTCATAATAACCAACATAAGTACAGGATatgtccactgttgacccctttAAGACACAGATTCTCCTCTTGGTGAAAGTCACTCTGTTGCAGCTTTGACCCTGAACACCTGAAACACAGTGACATTAAAGAGGTCAACTGGATTATATTCTCTGTTCTTTCTAAAAAATGCTAAAAGTTCTCAAGTTCTCAAAGtgaaaccaacacacacagaggttaAATAGTATTGTTAATAAAGAAACACTTACAcactgcaggagagaggagatcctCATGACCTTTTACAGTACAGGAGTAACTGTCGTCAtagttactggagactgggtCTCTGTACTGGGGGGAGGTGCTCTCATCTAGATgttgtccgttcttgtaccagatgtaggtggggttgtcagtcagagtacaggtggtgctacAGGACAGTGTCTTCCTATTACTTGTGTCTGTTACCTCCACCTGCAGTTCTGAATGCAGAGTGTATTAAAACACAATGGAACAATCCGCTCTAGATTAATACAATTGTACTGTTCTCATTGGGCCTAGTCCTAATTTGAGACAAACATGTAAATCTGTGTGCCATAAATCATGTAATCTATTGATTTAAGTAAACACTGTGGATCTGTTGTGTCTCAAGTTAAGATTCGTCTTTTGATTAATTTCAAATTTGTCATTTGAAGTGGTGCGTTATTCTATGTACAATATCACAATACCTGTGACAATGAGAGTGACATAGTCATTGCGAGGAATCCAAGAGGAGGATTTTGTTGAAAACATGAAATAATATGCTGCAGTATCACTCCATTTCAGGTCTGTGATTGTCAGGGTGCAGTCATTCTCCTTATTCCCCCGGTACTCCATACGGCCCTCATTCTTATCTTGGATATCATAAGTATACCAGACACCCATCTTCCAGTTATACCATGTGGTTGTTGTAACTTTATGACCTctgggatatgtgtaagagcaggacagatccactgttgaccccttcaaggcACAGATACTATTCTTGGTGTAGGTCACACTCCAGACACCCTGACCCAGTACCACTGAAACAAGGTCACACAACACAAAGGTATCAGAATTAGGTCTATTGGCTCGCACTGACAGTAGGGTTTGTACCCACTTTGTTGCCATAGTTGCTGAGTTGTGTGTAAATGGAAACCACAGATAAGCATCACTCAGTGAGGTGTGAAAGATAACTATTTAAAGTGAAGTGGAGACTCCTAACAGAACACACCAGAATAACATTATGATTCTTATCCTTTTAGAAATGTCTGTAGATTGTTAAACAGAGCAACTTAAAGATAAGAATGAGACCATACCTgctacagaccagagaaagacccccaacacacttcctgctgttctcAAGGACATTGTTGCATCACCCACCCTGCAGTCTtagaaacataaacaacaactcacTCTATAGCTGGTGAATAACTACATACATACCATCAGGGGCAGCAggtagggctctagtcaaaaatagtgcactcaATAGGGTGCACTCaaatggtgtcatttgggatgcagtaatTAAAAACTCACATTATCATGGCTTTGAGTGGATGGTGTGAaaataacatttgtcataataGTTTGGTAATATGGAGTGTGTCAGCTGTtttggcaggtagcatagtggttaagAGAGTTGATACATAGAACTCTAAATGTGGCACAGGGCCTCATTACTGAAAATGAACCAGGCTCatattgtattgtgttttattGTGCTATATGGTTGTCTATGTgaaaactgtctgtctgtaagtctaTTGCACAATGCATGTAATGTGTGTGACGTGTTGCATGTCTGTCTACATCTGTCTATTTAAGATGACATGCTGTATGATGCAAAATCTATTTCCTAATGGATACAATaaagtcatcatcatcatcaacaacaacaacaacaaccacatgtTGAACAGATCTGTATTACTGTAAACATATTTCTACATTGATTATTCAGAAGCTGTTTTATTCTCAGAAACCCAAATATAGAAGGATAAATGTTCCATCTTTTACGGTCcgtcaagctgtacagcagcataaagactgaccaccaggttgaatgatagcagctatcaccaagctgtacagcagcctaaagactgaccaccaggttgaatgatagctgctatcaccaagctgtacagcagcctaaagactgaccaccaggttcaatgataactgctatcaccaagctgtacagcagcctaaagactgaccaccaggttgaatgatagctgctatcaccaagctgtacagcagcctaaagactgaccaccaggttgaatgatagctgctatcaccaagctgtacagcagcctgaagactgaccaccaggttgaatgatagctgctatcaccaagctgtacagcagcctaaagactgaccaccaggttcaatgataactgctatcaccaagctgtacagcagcctaaagactgaccaccaggttgaatgataactgctatcaccaagctgtacagcagcctaaagactgaccaccaggttcaatgacaACTGCtttcaccaagctgtacagcagcctaaagactgaccaccaggttgaatgattgctgctatcaccaagctatacagcagcctaaagactgaccaccaggttcaatgataactgctatcaccaagctgtacagcagcctaaagtctgaccaccaggttgaatgataactgctatcaccaagctgtacagcagcctaaagactgaccaccaggttgaatgatagcaccaagctgtacagcagcctaaagactgaccaccaggttgaatgataactgctatcaccaagctgtgaGGATAAACAgcaagtgacacacacacacacacacttttcgtTAAGGGGGTAGCTCAGCttcaatattgcagatagattgtggcttccatcaatgtaattgtctgaatCATTTCCAATTCCCTATTCATATTTGTTgtaaatatatacaatatatatcaaatataaatatatatatacattatatttaatatatatgaatatatatatacagtatatatcatatatgtcatataaactcagcaaaaaagaaaagtccctttttcaggaccctgtctttcaaagataatttgtaaaaatgcaaataacttcacagatcttcattgtaaagggtttaaacactgtttaccatgcttgttcaatgaaccataaacaattaatcaaCATGCACCtgcggaacggtcgttaagacactaacagcttacatactatcggcaattaaggtcacagttatgaaaacttaggacactaaagaggcctttctactgactctgaaaaacaccaaaagaaagatgcccaatgGTTTTGAATCTTGTTatcttcatacaaatatttaccgatgttaagtttgctgaaaataaacacagttgacagtgagaggacgtttcagtttttatatatattttttgtaaatatgTTTTCCACTCAATAATCAtgctgctgctccccctatggtcattccaccccaccccctctacagtctttactctgcctccaccccaatGGTCATTATTCATCACTGCCAGAGTTATTATCTATATAGTACTAGTTCTACTTCTATTGTTTTCATTACCATTTTTCATCATTTTATTTCACTAGTCCTGCATATTGGAGCTCGAAGCCTAAGATGTTCACTGTAGCCTGCAATTACACCTGCAACAATGTGCATGTGACTATTAATTAAACTATCTGAATCTTTATTATCTTTATTATTGTCCCCTAACCCTATCTCACCTCCTCTATGTGGAGTAAACTAATGGCAAACAACACAGACAAAATGTTGTGTTACTATCCTGGTGGGGACCAAAACatttattcccattcaaaatgtttttcataaccactaaccctaatCTTAATCGTAACCCCTAAAACTAAATCCAACTCATAATCCTAACCCTCAACCAAAAATAGCCATTTTCCTTGTGTGGACCTGTGAAATGTACCCACTTGTCCaacttttccttgttttactgtcCTTGTGAGAACTTCTGGTCCAAGGACAGtactactcagtcccagaagctaaaatatgcatatcatttttagtattggatagaaaccactctgaagtttctaaaactgtctgaatcatgtctgtgactataacagaacttatttggcaggcaaaaccccgaggacaaaccattcagaattattttttggaggtcactctctttcaatgggttttcattgggaatccggtgtttttctggatcagacgagccaaataaatggacattttggatatatatcgacagagttaatcgaacaaaaggaccatttgtgatgtttatgggacatattgagTGTCAAcagaagaagcttgtcaaagataaggcatgaattatatctttaTTTCTGTTTTGTGTCGCGCCGGGAGtgttgaaatatgattgtctgtgATTGTTAGctggggtgctatcctcagataatagaattgtttgctttcgccgtaaagcatttttcaaatctgacacgttggctggattcacaaccaGTGTAGCTTAAATGTGGTATATtgaatgtgtgatttcatgaaagtttgatttttatagtaatttatttgaatttggcgctctgcattttcactggatgttggccaggtgggacgctaccatcccacatatcccagagaggttaaaaatgATTAGCCTACGCCACGCTGTATCTTGGTCCAACCATCCTTACAACGACAAGCGTTACAGAGGTCCCAACAcccacggaccaagcagcgtgcccacgaggagcagggatcctgggcctgGGAGGAAAGCCAgaagtggaggacatcctggacgtgGGACGAAATCatgacaggagacatggaagcaGGCGGAGGTAGCGAAGAAACAACAACAATGACACCGGGGTTCGCGGCCACGACGGAAACCCGGGAGGCAGCCTCAAAACAGTTTTTGGGGGGCACACGGGGTGGTTGGCAGAGCCAAGGTGGGAACCAGAACCAGCTCCCTGTACTCACCGTGTGGAGTTGGTCACCGTTCAGGTGCCATGTTTTGCAGTTTTAAGCAccgtgtctccagtgcgcctccacagcccggTGCGTTCTGTGGCAGCTCCCTGCACTTGTCGTGCTAATGTGGGTATCTGTCCAGGATGggttgtgccggctcagcgctcctggtcccCAGTatgcctccagggtccagtatatcctgcgccggctctacgcACTGTGTCCCCAGTGTGCCTTCACAGCCCTGTGCattctgtgccagctccccaCTCTTGCCGTGTGAAGGTGGTCATTTGTCCAGGACGGTTGCGCTAGCTCTGCGCTCCAGACCCCCAGTGCGCCTCCATGGTCCAGTATATCCTGTGCCGGCTTCACGCACCcggcctccagtgatgatccatggcctagagcctccagtgatgatccatggcctggagcctCTAGAGACAATCCaaggtccggagcctccagtgagggTTCCCAgtacagagcctccagcgacgttctgcagtccagagccttcagtgatgatccatgacccggagcctccagtgatgatccacggCCCAGAGCTTCCAGTGATGATCCACGACCCGGAGCCTCCAGGGATGATCCTTGGCCCGGAGCCTCTAGAGACGATCCAAGGTCCGGTGCCTCCAGcgggggttcccagtccagagcctccggcgacgatccacggtccggagccTCTGGCGACGATCCACGATCCGATTCCTCCGCCGACGATCCACGTCCAGAGTCCCCGGCAACAATCTACGGTCCAGAGTCCTTGGCGACGATCCGCGGTCTGGTttctccggcgacgatccacgttCCGGTTCCACGGAAGAGGAGGGATACGCGAGCGGAGCAGGGTCTACGTCCcgaaccggagccgccaccgaggctAGATGCCCACCCGAACCCTCCAccatagagtcaggttttgcggccggtgAACGCACCTTGGGGGgttgctgtcacaccctgaccttagagagccttttgattctctattttggttaggtcagggtgtgactaaggtgggtactctagttttttgtatttctatgttggcctggtatggttcccaatcagaggcatctGCACGTTCGTCCGACCATCCTTACAGTGACGAGCGTTACATTGGGACACAACCCCTGTTGGTCATTGTGTACAGTACCGGTACCTAATAATAATGTCCTCAAACATTTTGAGTCAATAACAACATAACAAACGAATAAAACACAACACTGGCTAGAACTTGACCAAGTCACATTTAAGCACACAAACACTGATGTCTGTAGTAGTATAAGccactattatattatgttacaaTGTTGGCCCTTATGTACAGCAACTTTTTTTTGTTCTTAATGTCTCTGCCATCATTTTGTAACaggtctgggtgtagctggtgcagaggagtcaggtgcaggacagcagagataaatAATACACTTCATTTTACTCAAGACTTAAAAATAGTCAATAATACCTAGCCGGACCGTAAATACGGACcgtaaatacaacaaacaatcactcacaaacaaacatgggggacagagggttaaataatgaacaagtaattgagggagtgaaaccaggtgtgtaagacaaggacaaaacaaatggaaaatgaaagtggatcggtgatggctagaaggctGGTGATGTCGaccaccgaacgccgcccgaacaaggagagggaccgacttcggtggaagtagTGACACATTTCCTTTGGCCTACAGCTTCTAAACATCACAACAGTGATCACTAAACTTGATTTGGACTAATATTTCAACTTCAACGAGTCTGCAACATTGGACATCCTGCTTACTCCGGACGAGACCCTGATCCCCGGCAACCCTGATCCCCGGCAGCCGTGAGTCAAGCGAGCAGGCATCCTGAAGAGATTACGTCGGTGATCAAATAGATCAACAAATAGACCAACAAACTGGATGAGCTCGAAAACTATCCTGTCAACGGGACCTGAATAACTGTCATATATGTTtctcagagtcgtggctgaatgtgGATTTACATTGTGGATTTACATCTTGCTGATttgtctacactcttagaaaacaaatggtgctatctagaacctaaaagggttatttggttctccccataggagaacactttgaagaactatttttgtttccaggtagaacatttttgggttccatatagaaccctttccacagagggttctacatggaacacaaaaatgttcgacctggaaccaaaaataatTCTACATAGAACCAAAAAGGCtgatcctatggggacagccgaagaacactTTTGGATCCTCACCTGCGCAATTAGGAGGAACAAAACTCCAGTTCACCTACACTCTACACATGAATAAAAGGCCCTCCCTTGCCCTCTCTTTGGCAAATCAGACCATACCTTTGTCCTCCTGCTTCCTGCCTACAAGCTAATACTCAAACAGGACCTACCAGAGAcacgctcaatatggaagtggtccgaTTAAGTGGATGctcagctacaggactgtttcactagcacagactagaatatgttccgggattcatccaataacATTGAGGAATTGACCACGTCTTTCACCGCTTCATTAATAAATGCATCGCCGACATTGTCACCACAGTGACTTACAGacgtaccccaaccagaagccatggattacaggcaacatctgcacagagctaaaggctagagcttccgctttcaaggaacgggacactaatccggacgcatAAAGAAATTCTGCGACCACATCGAGATGAGCAATCAAACCGGAAacacgtcaatacaggactaaggcTGAATCCTACTTTGCTGGCTCTGAAGCGAGAAGCATGTGgctgggcttgcaaactatcatggattacaaagggaaatccagccgcaagctgcccagtgacacaagtccACCAGACGAGCTACagtaaattacttctatgctcactatcctgatgcctagtcactttacccctccctatgggacagcaggtagcctagcggttaagagcgttgggccagtaaaggTTGCTGTTTTGACTTCCTGAACTGGCAAAAGCAGTAAATTCTGcagttctgcccttgagcaaggcagttaacccacaacaacaactgctcccggGCGACGATTACGTCCATTTGTACAGCCCCACgcccctctctgattcagaggggttg
This region of Oncorhynchus masou masou isolate Uvic2021 unplaced genomic scaffold, UVic_Omas_1.1 unplaced_scaffold_1704, whole genome shotgun sequence genomic DNA includes:
- the LOC135532053 gene encoding uncharacterized protein LOC135532053 isoform X1; translation: MSLRTAGSVLGVFLWSVAVVLGQGVWSVTYTKNSICALKGSTVDLSCSYTYPRGHKVTTTTWYNWKMGVWYTYDIQDKNEGRMEYRGNKENDCTLTITDLKWSDTAAYYFMFSTKSSSWIPRNDYVTLIVTELQVEVTDTSNRKTLSCSTTCTLTDNPTYIWYKNGQHLDESTSPQYRDPVSSNYDDSYSCTVKGHEDLLSPAVCVQGQSCNRVTFTKRRICVLKGSTVDISCTYVGYYDTTSSFWFRSDKSTPEDLTTDPGYAGRVEYTGTYRSPFTLRITDLREEDSAEYRFTFKTEDFEWGHSFPGTTLSVTGLQVKVTPAAEGQKTLTCITTCTLTDNPTYIWYKNGQHLDESTSPQYKDSVSSNDEDSYSCAVKGHENLHSPAVCVVGESCMNVTYTHQSICALKGSTVDISCFYTHPSWHNVTEVSWFNKWESGVTNDLSLNPEYADRVEYHRQTEKDSTLRITDLRESDSTEYKFRFTTDEARWGYSFPGTTLTVTGSQVEVTPKWSSESKTLTCSTTCTLSNPNTIYIWYKNGQHLDESTSPQYKDSVYTNYEDSYSCAVKGHEDLLSPAVCVQGQSCNRVTYTKRRICVLKGSTVDISCTYVGYYSTTSSFWFRSDKSTPEDLTTDPGYAGRVEYTGTYRGPFTLRITDLREDDSAEYRFTFKTDNFEWGHSFPGTTLSVTGLQVKVTPAAEGQKTLTCITTCTLTDNPTYIWYKNGQRVDEPTSQQYSSNTLVVLGHSEDSYSCAVEHHEDLHSPAVYAPKNTSVSVSPSGEIVEGSSVTLTCSSDANPPVDKYTWYKKNVASPKASGQSYSITNISSEGRGEYYCEAENKYGRLNSSSVSVDVQYTTAVFLWVPVVGMGAALTVGALLVTIYCYMKRRHTGGSDDTADRQSVHPDPNSDMYTSLNMKTRSPEYDTLVNVRDFAVTQPSDTC
- the LOC135532053 gene encoding uncharacterized protein LOC135532053 isoform X2, translating into MSLRTAGSVLGVFLWSVAVVLGQGVWSVTYTKNSICALKGSTVDLSCSYTYPRGHKVTTTTWYNWKMGVWYTYDIQDKNEGRMEYRGNKENDCTLTITDLKWSDTAAYYFMFSTKSSSWIPRNDYVTLIVTELQVEVTDTSNRKTLSCSTTCTLTDNPTYIWYKNGQHLDESTSPQYRDPVSSNYDDSYSCTVKGHEDLLSPAVCVQGQSCNRVTFTKRRICVLKGSTVDISCTYVGYYDTTSSFWFRSDKSTPEDLTTDPGYAGRVEYTGTYRSPFTLRITDLREEDSAEYRFTFKTEDFEWGHSFPGTTLSVTGLQVKVTPAAEGQKTLTCITTCTLTDNPTYIWYKNGQHLDESTSPQYKDSVSSNDEDSYSCAVKGHENLHSPAVCVVGESCMNVTYTHQSICALKGSTVDISCFYTHPSWHNVTEVSWFNKWESGVTNDLSLNPEYADRVEYHRQTEKDSTLRITDLRESDSTEYKFRFTTDEARWGYSFPGTTLTVTGSQVEVTPKWSSESKTLTCSTTCTLSNPNTIYIWYKNGQHLDESTSPQYKDSVYTNYEDSYSCAVKGHEDLLSPAVCVQGQSCNRVTYTKRRICVLKGSTVDISCTYVGYYSTTSSFWFRSDKSTPEDLTTDPGYAGRVEYTGTYRGPFTLRITDLREDDSAEYRFTFKTDNFEWGHSFPGTTLSVTGLQVKVTPAAEGQKTLTCITTCTLTDNPTYIWYKNGQRVDEPTSQQYSSNTLVVLGHSEDSYSCAVEHHEDLHSPAVYAPKNTSVSVSPSGEIVEGSSVTLTCSSDANPPVDKYTWYKKNVASPKASGQSYSITNISSEGRGEYYCEAENKYGRLNSSSVSVDVQYTTAVFLWVPVVGMGAALTVGALLVTIYCYMKRRHTGGSDDTADRQSVHPDPNSDMYTSLNMKTRSPEYDTLNVRDFAVTQPSDTC